In Pseudomonas oryzihabitans, the DNA window GTGCGCCAAGGTGACGAGATCCTGCAGACGCGGCGCTATCCGGTCGAGCTGCTGGCCCGTAACCAGTGGGGCGGCGTGGACAGCATGCCGGAACTGGCGGCGGCCTTCGTCATGCCCAACGATCCGGCGGTGGATCGCCTGCTGGGCGCTGCCGCCGAGGTCCTGCGTCGCGCCGGCAAGTCCACGGCGCTGGATGGTTACGAGGGGGAGTCGCGCCGCCGGGTCTGGGAGCTCAGTTCGGCGCTCTGGTCGGCCCTGTGCGGCTTGCAGCTGACCTACGCAGTGCCGCCGGCCAGCTTCGAGCGCCAGGGCCAGAAGATCCGCACGCCCGGCGCCATCCTCGACGGTGGCCTGGCCACCTGCCTGGATCTCGCGCTGCTCGCCTGCGCGGCCCTGGAACAGGCCGGTCTCAACCCGCTGCTGGTGATCACCCACGGCCATGCCTTCGCCGGGGTCTGGCTGCAACCCCAGGAATTCGCCCAGCTGCTCACCGACGATGCCGAGCCGGTACGCAAGCGGGTAGCGCTCAAGGACCTACTGGTATTCGAGACCACCCAGGCCACCGCCTCCCCGCCGCCGTCCTTCAGCCAGGCAGTGCAACTGGCCGAGCGCCAGCTGGACGACGACAGTTTCGTGCTGGCCCTGGACATCCGCCGCGCCCGCCTGCAACGCATCCGCCCACTGGCGGTGCCCGGACAGCTCGCCACTCCCCTGGACGGCTTGCTGCTGCCGGGTGAAGCCCTGGAAGAGGCCCCACCGCTGCCAGCCTTCGACGTGGACGTCGAGGCCGCGCCCACCACCCCGGTCGGTCGCCTGGCGCTCTGGCAGCGCAAGCTGCTCGACCTCACCACCCGCAACCGCCTGCTGCACGTGCCGGAAAACGCCCGCAGCGTGCCCCTGCTCTGCCCCGAACCGGCGGCGCTGGAAGATCGCCTGGCCGAGGGCCGGGCGCTGCGCCTGGTGCCGTTGCCGGACCTGGCGGTAAGCGGTCGCGACGCGGTGCTGCACGAGGCGCGTGAACACGAGAATCTGCAAGACGAGTACGCCCGTGGTGCCCTGGCCCGCGGCGAGGTGGTCGCCCCCCTGGATGCGACCAAGCTGGACGCGGCCCTGGTAGAGCTCTATCGGCGCGCCCGCAGTGACCTCGACGAGGGCGGTGCCAATACCCTCTACCTGGCGCTGGGTTTCCTGCGCTGGAAAAAGGCCGCCGACGATCCCAAGCATTACCGTGCCCCGCTGATCCTGCTGCCGGTGCGCCTGGAACGGCAGAGCGCCGCCAGCGGCATCACCTTGCACCTGTTCGAGGACGAGCCGCGCTTCAACCTCACCCTGCTGGAACTGCTGCGCCACGATTTCGACCTGGATATTCCCGGACTCGATGGCCCTCTGCCCGGGGATGGCAACGGTATCGACGTGGACGGGATCTGGACCAAGGTCCGCCGCGCGGTGCGCGACCTGCCCGGCTTCGAGGTGAGCAGCGAGCTGCTGCTCGGTCAGTTCTCCTTCGCCAAGTACCTGATGTGGAAGGACCTCACCGAGCGCAGCGACCAGCTGATGGAAAGCCCGCTGGTGCGGCACCTTTTGGAGCGCACCAGCGAATCCGGCGCCTACCTCAGCGGCGGCAGCTTTCCTCGCGAGCGCGAGCTGGATCGCCAAGTGACCCCGGCCGAACTTTTCACCCCGTTGCCGGCGGATTCTTCGCAACTGGCGGCGGTACTGGCCTCGGCCAGCGGCCAGGATTTCGTCCTCGACGGCCCGCCCGGTACCGGCAAGTCCCAGACCATCGCCAACATGATCGCCCACAACCTGGCGCTCGGCCGGCGGGTCTTGTTCGTCGCCGAGAAGCGCGCGGCCCTCGACGTGGTGTATCGCCGCCTGGAGGCCCAGGGGCTCGGCGAATTCTGTCTGGAGCTGCATTCGAGCAAGGCCTCCAAGGCCGAGGTGCTCAAGCAGCTGGAGCGCGCCTGGGACACCCGCGACGGCCTCGATGAAGAGGAATGGCTGGTCGAGGCCGCCGAGGTGGAGCGCCTGCGGGATCGTCTCAACGCCGTGGTGGAGCGCCTGCACCGCCGCTGGCCCAATGGCCTGACCCTGCAGCAGAGCATTGGCCGCGTCCTGCGCGACGCCGCCCCCGATACCCCACGCCTGGCGTGGTCCCAGGCCGATGCCCACGACGCCGAGGCCCTGGCCGAACTACGCACCGCGGTACGCCGCCTGACCCTGCATGCTGAGACCGGGCGCAGCCTGGCGGCGGATTTCGCCCTCTTGCCGGCGCATCCCTGGTCCAACGCCTGGCAGGACGCCCTGGTCACCGCTGCCGAACGCCTGCGCGACACCCAACACGACCTCCAGCAGGCGCGGCAACGCCTGCGTGACGTCCTCGGCCTGCCGCTGGCCGACCAAGTGGCGCCCCGCCGCCTGCTGGACTTCGCTGAACTGCTGCAAAGCGCCGCCGGCCAGGACCTGGCCTTCGCCTTCGGCCCTGGCGCCGCCGAGCGCCAGCGTCACCTGGGACGCGCCCTGGAATTGCTGGCGGACTACCAGGCACTGGAGCGCGAGCTGTCGGTACCCTATGCCGCCGAAGCCTGTCGCCGCGTCGCCCTGACCCAGCTGGAAACCGCCTGGGATGCCGCCGGCCGCCGCTTCTGGATCTTCGCCAGCCGCGCCCAGCGGCAGGTCACCCAGGACCTCGCCCGCCAGGGCGAAACCCAGGGTCAACCCGATGTAGCTGCCGACCTGCCGCGCCTGCGCCGCCAGCGTACCCTGCTCACTGAGCTGGACGACCTGGCGCCTACCCTTGGCAGCATCAGCGGCTGGCAGGGCGTCACCAGCGACCTCGACGCCCTGCTCGCCCGTCGCGCCCTGGCCGAGCGGCTCGGCACCGCGCTGCCAACCCTGGCGGAAACGCCCGAGCAGTTGCTGGCCCTGCGCCAGGCGGCAGCGCGCCGGTTGCAGCATCCCGAGGATCAGCCGGAGGACACCACCCTGGCCCCAGCCAGCAGTGCCTTCGCCGAGGCCCTGGATGCGGCCGAAGCCGCTCGCC includes these proteins:
- a CDS encoding DUF4011 domain-containing protein, coding for MSVDVELVLAGKIGFAAHQNAVPVLRELRLTHSGPEPLADLSLTVTAEPAFVVPRTWHLERLDPQGTLYLDDRDLEFDAALLGSLQESLVAQLTFTVRQGDEILQTRRYPVELLARNQWGGVDSMPELAAAFVMPNDPAVDRLLGAAAEVLRRAGKSTALDGYEGESRRRVWELSSALWSALCGLQLTYAVPPASFERQGQKIRTPGAILDGGLATCLDLALLACAALEQAGLNPLLVITHGHAFAGVWLQPQEFAQLLTDDAEPVRKRVALKDLLVFETTQATASPPPSFSQAVQLAERQLDDDSFVLALDIRRARLQRIRPLAVPGQLATPLDGLLLPGEALEEAPPLPAFDVDVEAAPTTPVGRLALWQRKLLDLTTRNRLLHVPENARSVPLLCPEPAALEDRLAEGRALRLVPLPDLAVSGRDAVLHEAREHENLQDEYARGALARGEVVAPLDATKLDAALVELYRRARSDLDEGGANTLYLALGFLRWKKAADDPKHYRAPLILLPVRLERQSAASGITLHLFEDEPRFNLTLLELLRHDFDLDIPGLDGPLPGDGNGIDVDGIWTKVRRAVRDLPGFEVSSELLLGQFSFAKYLMWKDLTERSDQLMESPLVRHLLERTSESGAYLSGGSFPRERELDRQVTPAELFTPLPADSSQLAAVLASASGQDFVLDGPPGTGKSQTIANMIAHNLALGRRVLFVAEKRAALDVVYRRLEAQGLGEFCLELHSSKASKAEVLKQLERAWDTRDGLDEEEWLVEAAEVERLRDRLNAVVERLHRRWPNGLTLQQSIGRVLRDAAPDTPRLAWSQADAHDAEALAELRTAVRRLTLHAETGRSLAADFALLPAHPWSNAWQDALVTAAERLRDTQHDLQQARQRLRDVLGLPLADQVAPRRLLDFAELLQSAAGQDLAFAFGPGAAERQRHLGRALELLADYQALERELSVPYAAEACRRVALTQLETAWDAAGRRFWIFASRAQRQVTQDLARQGETQGQPDVAADLPRLRRQRTLLTELDDLAPTLGSISGWQGVTSDLDALLARRALAERLGTALPTLAETPEQLLALRQAAARRLQHPEDQPEDTTLAPASSAFAEALDAAEAARQAFAAQAGLAGDTAAAELVRTAAALLRQPGRLKAWCDWQRVREEAEALGLTALIARATTAAADDLPALFETAYARWFAATALDAEPLLRDFVPAEHESDILAYRRLDDRLQNLAVRHIRALLCHGLPPKNDAARQGGGFAVLKHELQKQRRHKPLRQLALEMGDALARLAPCMLMSPLSIAQYLPPDGGLFDLVIFDEASQIAPWDAVGAIARGVQVVIAGDPRQMPPTRFFDRAAGEDDTAEDLESILDECLGAGIYSHSLNWHYRSRHESLIAFSNHHYYDGKLITFPAPEIRPSAVEWRRVDGVYAKGKGRHNAIEAQAMVAEAVKRLLDPAFAGLSLGIITLNSEQQRLVTDLLDRARQQHPEIEAHFAEDLAEPVVVKNLETVQGDERDLIMLGIGFGPTEPGANTMSMNFGPLNKDGGWRRLNVAVTRARREMLVFSSFDPGLIDLNRTNARAVRDLKLFLEFAQRGPQALAAAVKGSLGGHDSPFEEAVAQALEAKGWQVVPQIGVSRFRIDLGIVHPDRPGDYLVGIECDGATYHSAATARDRDKTRSAILEGLGWTLLRVWSTEWWIDRAGATERLHGEIERLLEESRAKA